The Gossypium hirsutum isolate 1008001.06 chromosome D06, Gossypium_hirsutum_v2.1, whole genome shotgun sequence genome contains the following window.
TTATGATTGTGTAAGTTGTAGCATTGTTGTCTTACAGGTTCTGGTGCTTCCAGTTCCAGACAAACTTCACTGAAACCTTGTAATATGCTATTGCCACacgttttttcttttaaaaataaaaataagaataaaaataaaaataaaaccttgGTTTAGAACTTCCTTTCTCCAATGGGAACCGGGAAGTCCTAAACGCTACAAGTATTTTTATTTGATTACTGTATTTATTTCATTTGCTAGGTCGGTAGTCGACAATGAAAGATGTGTTTGTTTTACAGTCTTGccattaataatataaataaagagGGTAAGGTATAAATTTTCTGAATGGCTTTATGGTATAGCCAGCAGAAGCTCCACAGTACACCCAACAGTAGCTACATCTATTAGATGATCCCATTGCTTCCCATCAGCACTAGTTACTGCAACCAGCATCCATTCTTAATTGGTAAAATTGTATTGTGTATTTGAGGtgtttatggagttgatctattATGGTATTATTCTGTTTTATTGCGTTGTGGTTTTTCTTTTAGCTGTTATAGTGTTGATGCTAATAAACACTTACGAGATTGTAATTAGATGTTAGATTTTGAGCTTTTAATTATCGAGGCACACAATTAAGAAGTACCAATTTTGAATGACACAGGTGCTAAGTTGATGTTTGGAAATTGATACATGTATCACTCGCTGGATATACTACATTGCGTAAGTCCATATATTATCATTTCTAAAAGTTAGAATTACAcataataaaaaatgattatacATGCTCCACATTAATCTTGCATTGAAGATAACAAGTTACAAAACTAATGAAAGAATCAACCCCTTGTATCTcaagaatatataaaataattacactAAAATTTGGACGGAAAATAATGATCAAAGATAAGCCAATAATAGGTTACATGGGTTTTAGGGTATTGAAAGATGATGAGGCAGTTAAAACTAAGATACACAGGCAATCCAACTCTACCTGTTTGtaacaaccaatatgccactTAATGACTACATCCAACAACGCATTCAACATTTCAGTGTCGTTGCATGGGGAAAGATTTTCTACGTCAACCCCCTAAAGCGCGTTTTAGTCCAGCTTGTTGCTCGGGTGTCAACCTTGTAGGGAACTTCACATCGAATTTGATCTTAAGATCACCTCTATTACCAGGCTCCTTTGCAATTGGCATTCCTTCCCTGGCAACAACAAGCTCATAACCCGGGTTGATAATGTCGGTTACAGACAATGACAAGTTACGGCCATCAAGAGTAGTTAGATTTATCGTAGTGCCCCCTAGTGCTTCTGCTAGTGACACCCTGTTGTTGACAATAAGATCATTTCCATCTCTTTTGTAAAGATCATGGGGTTTCTCATCGATTACAAATACAAGGTCTGCTGGAAGCTGATTTGGCTGCTCATTTCCTTTATCTGGGAAAGTAATCTTTGTTCCTTTCTTCCACCCTGGCTTCACATCAATGGTTAATATTTCCGATTCCTGTGCTTGCCGCCTGTAAGGATCCAAAGTATTGTCCGATCAGCAGGATCAAAGATATAAAGCTACCAATAATGATGCCATCATCACAACAGTGTAATTAAGGTGAGAATATCTCAGTTGTGTTCATGGTTTTCAGCATGAAAACAATATGCAAGAATAGAAAACACAATACCAAAGAAGATGAAAGAAATAAACTCGTCAGCCACCATTCGAtcgaaaatatattttattgtcTTTATTTTCCTCTCTTGAGTTCATAAAAAAATGCATGCTGTGATGGTTAACTTGCAGGAACAAAAAAGTACATCAAAATGAAACTTCAGTCAAGCAAATGCAATAGGGGATCATGTATGAGATGAAGATTCCTACCCTGATGCATTAACTATAGTTCTTGAGATCTTCATCTTCCTTGTTGAACCAGTATACAGCTCTTCAAGGGTGCAAGGCAATTTGCTCTCAACCGGGGGCGGTTTCCGAGGTGCAGTTGTGTCGTTGTAACTTCGAAAATTATTGTCAGTGCAACCGAATCCTCCTCCGAACTTCCCTCCTTCAGATTGGAATCTTGAAGACCTACCTGGTCCTGTTGACCCAAATCCGAAAGGACTACTTCCAAAGAACTCGGCAAAGATATCCTCTGCATTCCTAGGGTTGAATCCATTTGGCCCACCAGTGCCATTTCCATAGGATGGTCCGCTGCTGCCTGGTGGAGGCACGTCTTTCAACCCTTCTTCACCATGCTGATTGTAAATTGCTCTTCTTTGAGGGTCACTCAAGACCTGAATCGCAAAATTAACTTAATTCCCCATAAGAAATCTAAGAAGATGACAGATACTGGAACTTGCATCTCTCCATGCTTATCTATAATATAGTGATCCAGGACAAGTTTGACTCTATTGTATTTTTGTATCATTAAGCACATGTTAAGATCAGATAAGTCatcaaaataaacaagaaaacCATATTGCAGCAAGCACAACCTGTTGTAGGGCAGTGACTACCTTTTGTTTCGGCAGTAACCGGCTCCTCTATGATGTACCAAGTCCTGGTTCGGAGCCAGACACCACAATCTGCTCTCTAGTAATTTCTCAAGATTAAAATAAACCATATTCCGGGACCTCTAACGTGACTACCATAACTAATCAGACTAACAAGATAACAAGGAAAAATAAACAATAGTTTAGAATCTAATACAGTATTGGAAAGAAATATCAGACACATAATTACATAACCAAAAGCTCACTAGGAGTAGTCGGGTCCTATGTTACACGGATTTGGGTGAGTATCGCATGTGGGTAAACTAATAAACTGGACTCTGCAAATGCTATGCATTTATTATGTTGCTGGGACTCCctatttttcttgaagtacttgTGTCTAACACTCGTGTTAGACAAATAGAGAGAAGATACGACCTTTaaggatcctccaaatacatgaaaaaactcTTAAAAAATCCATACATACTCGTAACCAACACTCGTATCTGAGTACAAGTAAGGTAGATGCATTTGTATTTTATCCCTCTTCTTATtaccattcatcaatttcttACTCCAATCTCTAATTCCCTTTCAGGAAAGGCAATAGCAATAAAGATGACATCTCTAAGACTAATAAATAGCAATGCTATTGGAAGATTGAAGCAAATACATTAATTTCTTCAGGCCTTCCTCTATTAacattaattcattcaaacacCCTTTTTTTCTCAGCTAAAACAGTCAAAATCATTGTGTTTCCTTCCAGGCAAACACCATAATCAAATGACAATGGAACtccataaagaaaacaaaattgttccattattttcctttttctacCATAAAGTCACAATTAAAGAGAAACAAAATTAAGGAAAACGAAGGAAAGACTTGCCTCATAAGCCTCAGAGATCCGTTTGAAATTGGCTTCAGCTTCTTTTTTGTTGTTTGGGTTCTTGTCAGGATGCCATTTCATTGCCAATTTCCTATATGCTTTTTTCAGATCATCCTCTGTAGCATTCCTGTCCACTTGCAATACATTATAATAATCCACCCCCATTCTTCTTTAGTTTCTTGATCCAAAATCCTATAAAACCATCAACAAATTGACAAAAACCCacaacataaaaagaaaaacaccaaTTTCCCTTCAAATGTCTTCGTAAATCCAAATTCTGCAAGAGAAAATCTATAAATTTAACAGTTCCATGATTGGAACATGAAAAATGGAGATTTTGTCTGCAGACAAGATTAACACAAAAAAACAAGCTAGACAAATTCAAAAAATTCCTATAATTAaaaccaaaaaaggaaaaagaaaataaagaatacGAAAGGGGTTGAGAGATTTGGTCTCTGTGTGTGTGGTGAATCAATGTGGCTGCAAATTTTGTTTGGTTAAGAGTTAAAAGACCGTGTTTGTTGGAGACTTTCAGTACATAAAAAAACGAAACTAACGGAGATTATATTAAACCAATGTCAGTGTAAATAAGAAATTaatggtttttgtttttttgtttctctATTCCTGGAAATAACAAAATAATGGTTTGCATTTTGGCAATGAAGAGTGTAAGGCTAAATCCTAGGACAGTGTTTGGCGTTTGAATGGCAACGCCATCGAAATGGAACCCTTCGCCATTTTTAACCACTTTTCAAATCTAGctttagcttttatttttattataatattttatcaatttcaattttatttttatggtggGGCCAACTTTTTTGGATCAATTTTTGAAGTATCGTTAACAGGATAGCTGATCGGGCCTAATTAGGTTttgtttgtaacagcccgttttcagttaaatcgaaatagtgatttcgggagCATAAATTCGAATCcggaagaaaaaatattttaatattattgcatggtctgcattatgatacaaatatcatatgaaaatttcgctaaattttttttacttattacatatttaatttgatgaaaaggaccaaattgcataaagtgtaaaaattgaattctagtagctaaaaggatcaaatagttatggaattcaaaatttgaggtccttatatggaaaatagactatctagtggagttagtagataagtatgatgattcatcattggaaaattcattaaaaaaatgactaaattggaaaaagaaataataaaatataataaattaatcaaataagaaaatatcatcatttatatcatctttcccaaattaaagacatggaaaccctagttatgggTGTTGAGCTCAAGCAAGCtattttggcttaattaggtatgagttcttgtcccgtttttagccatttttatattttcgagatcttaataacttaatctagctatctcagggattaatttgtaaatttatcaaagtactaaagtttttccatgaatgagtatgtatgaattatgaaattttatggtagaaaatgaaaggttgttgatagataaacaatttttgttaagggaattttgatgaaattatgattaggcactaaattgtaaagatggaaaattcatgaaaaaaattctgaattttgtgAAATGTATGGGCTGTTATTGTTACAagtaaaaatcggctaggcttggaataaggattaaattgcatgaatttcattttccaaacCTATGGacgaaatcataattaattaaaagtataaaggCAAAATAGTGATTTTGCCAAAgatttgaattggattgaattgaatataaattgattttaaattcattcgtatagattcagatagatcaaatacggagttagatcgtggaaaagagaaagtaacggATTAGTAACTTTTGTGTatacgaacattgtcgaggtaagtttgtgtaactaaattgtatatctatatgtttgaattgaatgttgtgcaTTAGGATGGTGTAATTGTCATGTATGGAATTTGTGTAAAGTGATATGTGTATTTATTAATCACATAACCAACGATGATCGACAAGTATTAAGTTtcgtttgaataaataaaattcgatggatacgAGGTTCCCGATTGACTGtgatcctgcatttgttgcggacacaccatagctcttacgaGCGTCACGATATTTGGCtttcatgagcttcctgttaatagctcttcgaagcatcccgattggttgtgatcctgcatatgttgtggacacaccacaactcttatGAGTGTCTTGATAtatggctctccggagcttcccgttatatggttttTACGAGCTTCTCGATAACtagctcttatgagtttcctgattaatggctctccagagcttcccgatattggctcgtatgagcttcctgttaatggctctccagagcttcctgttacatggctcacaagagcttcccgttatatggctcgaaagaaCTTTCCAtttatgtgctcgtatgagcattgccgaataagaattgacggattatagattggtacacttcgtgtgtactacccgtgtattcatcgatattttaaatgattcaacaggtAAAGTTTTGACATGAgacaacattaaattaaaataaactatacCAGTACATACCCGAAATATATGGAATTAATATATGAATACAAGATGGGAAAGTTTATGAACATGGAAATTTGGTATTTGATGAGcttatacatgtttcttgatattcatgtaAAATACATGACTAATATGTTTGATGAGGATATGAGTATTGGCTATTAACCAAATTGCTTTGGATGTATTTTGTATGCTtatcttaaatgtaaatgaataacaaattaatttcccgttatacgaacttactaagcttaaaagcttactccattttattttccctgttttatagtacttggaAGTTGGTCGGAGTTACATCACATTATCCATCGACCTTTTTGGTATATATAGTAAactcattttggttataatgacatgtataggttaattagctAATATTGGTAtgaaaatattttggttgtaactagccattggaatgacttgtGATGGACATGTTTTGATATGTATGTGACCTTATCATGTTTAATGTGTGCTAGTATGGCTAAATGATGGATAATTTATAAACATGTTGATGGTTggtttaaaatttgtaaatttaggtACAAATGAGcttatatatgtatttggtcaaATTAGTAAGTAAAGAATCTTGAACGGTTGTGGTAATAGGTTAAGTATAAAGCTTAATTTTGGTTTGGTTGAATGTCTTATAATGGTTTATTGATGTCCAAAAATGTTTGGTTAGGTTGATGCCATGTTTGGGTGAGGAATGTGACCTTGGagatgacctattttcgtccacacgggcagagacacgggcgtgtgtctcagccgtgtgtgacacacggcctagcacatgggcgtgtggttcggccgtgtgtcccctgcatcttaaaaaaattacaaaaccgaatgctcaaaatATCcaaacggcctagcacatgggcatgtgacttggccatgtgacccttgcaCCTATTTAATGCAAGTTAGCatgttcacatggcctagcacacgggtgtgtggcttggccgtgtgacccaagttagagagcaCCCAAAtttggacacgggttgggacacggctgtgCCTCTATTTCGAATGCCCGCACTgcttgagacacgagcgtgtctcttgatcgtgtgagacacacggtctggccacatgggcgtgtgtcctttgcatattggaaaaattttgataatttgcgaaaaattctctgagtaccagtttagtcccgacttgtttctaatgcatattttgggcctcaagggaTCATATAAGGGAAAATATAATTGaatatgattgatttatgatataaATGTTAAACTGtatgaaatatttgtatttgatctgtaaatttcggtaatgctctgtaaccctgttttggcgacagatatgggttaggggtgttacattgtctCTTAGGTTTTTTTAAGAGCCAATGTGAGTGGTTGTCCAGTGGACTTGGGTCATAGAGCAAAAAATGGCTCAGTTGGTGGACCAACAAAGTTTAAGGAAGAAGTATCAGTATAGTGCGTACGGGGACTCGAACCACCAATCCAAAGCTTATAACCCATTTACTTGCAAATGGCACTCACCACATGCTGGCTCTCGATAGAGCACGAGAGGTAAAACCCCCATCAAGGGACAATACCTTCAGTTAGGGGTGTTTAAATAGTTGGTTCAGTTAATACCCGAACTGAGTTATTGTTAACTGAATTACCCCAAATATAAAAATCTTTAACCATTAACCGAACTAAAgttttttcaaatacattaaccgactcgaaatatttcggttaattcgatcggttaaccagattaatcaaaatttatatgtttttgtcttttggttaaaataaatataaaacatataaaaaaacacattgctaatgttcattttcttttatttaatagttaaaaaaaactttaaatggaGGTGAAAACAACAAATAAGACATTTGAAACACTACATAAGtcttaaaaataacaaatatttcggttaattggttaattcagttaattaccCAGTATCAAACCGAATTAACCaataactaaaattataaaaaatcattaaccgaCCTTCGATCGAACTAAATTCGACCACTGATCGATTAACCAAATTAGAACGGTTCGGTGAGTTAATTCAGTTTTAACCGAATTGTGAACACCCTACCTTTAGTTGTTGAGAGTTAGACTAATTTCTCAACGGACCAAACTTCAAAGACTTCTCCTGAAGAAGTTAGCTCCCcttaacaattttataatatttatttgagtATTAGATATATTTTCGAGAGTTaggtttattaattatttttaaggtttaaACCTAAGGCtagaataaaaatttattagtaaGAAAGATTAGTAACTTTACTTGCAAGAAAGAGACAGTCAACTGAGCATTGAACGAAGCATAGCAAGAGTATTAATTTCTATAAAGAACTTCTGTAGTAAATTTTTTACAGAGCAATCTAGGAATATTAAACTATGAAGGAGGATAGAAAGAAACTTTTGTTTCTGAATTTTGATATGTCTTGATATTTATTGCAAATGAAATTTGTCTCTTCATAAAAACATAACTATCCAAATGTATAATCACATCTTTTAGTAATAAGCATAATTATTTAATAGAtatctacttgaataattatgactaTTTGTTAATAACCAAGCAACATAACTTTCGTTAATAAGAGACATAACTCATCACTATGAGTAATGACAACTCTTGGTTAATAATCAAGTGACATAGCTTTTCATTTGCAACTattgaaaaattatatattttttgaaaatgtccaaacaatttctcttcattttcaaaatattaacatTGAAAATCAATTGCATAAATGAAGATGTCTTACGATTGAATCTTCACTTAGAGAAAACATGTTgaagttaatcgaaattgtatCGTAGACTATGCTTTGAACTAACTATTTCATCTGATTAATCGAACACacctcacacaatgatttcaacactAGTCAATGCACAACATCCAGTGGCACTATTATAGACATGTGTTTGTAATTTCTTTCCATGAGTGCTGTTAGAGCCTTTAAGCTCCTTGAAGCATCCACATTCCACACTGACATAGGTAGATCGCATTAAGAGTGTTCCTATAATTATAATACTcta
Protein-coding sequences here:
- the LOC121218262 gene encoding dnaJ homolog subfamily B member 4; protein product: MGVDYYNVLQVDRNATEDDLKKAYRKLAMKWHPDKNPNNKKEAEANFKRISEAYEVLSDPQRRAIYNQHGEEGLKDVPPPGSSGPSYGNGTGGPNGFNPRNAEDIFAEFFGSSPFGFGSTGPGRSSRFQSEGGKFGGGFGCTDNNFRSYNDTTAPRKPPPVESKLPCTLEELYTGSTRKMKISRTIVNASGRQAQESEILTIDVKPGWKKGTKITFPDKGNEQPNQLPADLVFVIDEKPHDLYKRDGNDLIVNNRVSLAEALGGTTINLTTLDGRNLSLSVTDIINPGYELVVAREGMPIAKEPGNRGDLKIKFDVKFPTRLTPEQQAGLKRALGG